From the Aquitalea magnusonii genome, one window contains:
- a CDS encoding glutamate/aspartate ABC transporter substrate-binding protein: protein MKLCTRLICAATLAALASTPAMAAELTGTLKKIKETGVIVLGNRDASIPFSYYDNNQKPVGYSVDLANKVVDALKKELKMPNLQVKYNLVTSQTRIPLVQNGTVDLECGSTTNNVERQKQVAFSVGIFEIGTRLLTAKTSGVKDFADLKGKNVVTTAGTTSERLLKAMNAEKQLGMNIISAKDHGESFLMLESGRAVAFMMDDALLYGEMAKAKNPAGWVVTGKPQSFEIYGCMLRKDDAAFKKVVDDAIKATYKSGEVNKIYAKWFTSPVPPKGLNLNFPMSEEVKELIAKPTDKAAE, encoded by the coding sequence ATGAAGCTTTGCACCCGTCTCATTTGCGCAGCAACCCTGGCCGCTCTGGCCAGCACCCCGGCCATGGCCGCCGAACTGACCGGCACCCTGAAGAAAATCAAGGAAACCGGTGTCATCGTGCTGGGCAACCGTGACGCCTCCATCCCTTTCTCCTACTACGACAATAACCAGAAGCCGGTAGGCTACTCGGTAGACCTGGCCAACAAGGTTGTCGATGCGCTGAAGAAAGAGCTGAAAATGCCCAATCTGCAGGTCAAGTACAATCTGGTGACCTCGCAAACCCGTATTCCGCTGGTACAAAACGGTACCGTCGACCTGGAATGTGGCTCTACCACCAATAATGTGGAACGCCAGAAGCAAGTGGCCTTCTCGGTGGGCATTTTTGAAATCGGCACCCGTCTGCTTACCGCCAAGACCTCCGGCGTGAAAGACTTTGCCGACCTCAAGGGCAAGAACGTGGTGACTACCGCCGGTACCACCTCCGAACGCCTGCTCAAGGCGATGAATGCCGAGAAGCAACTGGGCATGAACATCATCTCCGCCAAGGACCATGGCGAATCCTTCCTGATGCTGGAATCGGGCCGTGCCGTTGCCTTCATGATGGACGACGCCCTGCTGTACGGTGAAATGGCCAAGGCCAAGAACCCGGCAGGCTGGGTGGTGACCGGCAAGCCGCAGTCCTTCGAAATCTACGGCTGCATGCTGCGCAAGGACGACGCTGCCTTCAAGAAGGTGGTGGACGATGCCATCAAGGCCACCTACAAGTCCGGCGAAGTGAACAAGATCTACGCCAAGTGGTTTACCAGCCCGGTTCCGCCCAAGGGCCTGAACCTGAACTTCCCGATGTCCGAAGAGGTGAAGGAACTGATCGCCAAGCCGACCGACAAGGCCGCCGAATAA
- a CDS encoding YqaA family protein, translated as MMDAVWLALGGLTVSAFTSATILPGNSEVVLAAFVYKWPDWLWLALLLATVANSAGSITSLWLGRRAPRKELSPRLERWFTRFGPAVLLLSWVPLIGDALPLAAGWLRLPWLASIVWLTLGKALRYLVLAWGVLALA; from the coding sequence CTGATGGATGCCGTCTGGCTGGCACTGGGCGGCCTGACGGTATCCGCCTTTACCTCGGCCACCATCCTGCCGGGCAACTCGGAAGTCGTGTTGGCCGCCTTTGTTTACAAATGGCCGGACTGGCTGTGGCTGGCCCTGCTGCTGGCCACCGTGGCCAACAGTGCCGGCAGCATCACCAGCCTGTGGCTGGGGCGCCGCGCCCCGCGCAAGGAACTGTCGCCAAGGCTGGAGCGCTGGTTTACCCGCTTTGGCCCGGCGGTATTGCTGTTGTCCTGGGTGCCGCTGATTGGCGACGCCCTGCCGTTGGCTGCCGGCTGGCTACGGCTGCCATGGCTGGCCAGCATCGTCTGGCTCACCTTGGGCAAGGCACTGCGCTATCTGGTGCTGGCCTGGGGCGTGCTGGCATTGGCCTGA
- a CDS encoding ABC transporter permease subunit (The N-terminal region of this protein, as described by TIGR01726, is a three transmembrane segment that identifies a subfamily of ABC transporter permease subunits, which specificities that include histidine, arginine, glutamine, glutamate, L-cystine (sic), the opines (in Agrobacterium) octopine and nopaline, etc.), with amino-acid sequence MALDFSQIIPALPGLADGMALTLKLLLLAVGGGVVLGTLLALARLSDNLLLSRLAKWYVNYFRSIPLLLVISWFYLVVPMVLSWITGDLTPVGAFTSCLVAFVMFEAAYFSEIVRAGIQSISRGQINAAYALGMTYSQAMRLVILPQAFRKMMPLLLQQSIILFQDTSLVYAVGLMDFLNTARSKGDIVGLPHEFLLFAGAVYFVISFGASQCVKRLQKRLAV; translated from the coding sequence ATGGCCCTCGATTTCAGTCAGATCATTCCCGCCCTGCCAGGCCTGGCCGACGGCATGGCGCTGACGCTCAAACTGCTGCTGCTGGCCGTAGGCGGCGGCGTGGTGCTGGGCACCCTGCTGGCACTGGCACGTCTGTCGGACAACCTGCTGCTGTCGCGGCTGGCCAAGTGGTACGTCAATTACTTCCGGTCCATCCCCCTGCTGCTGGTCATTTCCTGGTTCTACCTGGTGGTGCCCATGGTGCTGAGCTGGATTACCGGCGATTTAACCCCGGTCGGCGCATTCACCTCCTGCCTGGTGGCCTTCGTGATGTTCGAGGCGGCGTATTTCTCCGAAATCGTCCGTGCCGGCATCCAGTCCATTTCGCGTGGGCAGATCAATGCCGCCTACGCCCTGGGCATGACTTACAGCCAGGCCATGCGGCTGGTGATCCTGCCGCAGGCCTTTCGCAAAATGATGCCGCTGTTGCTACAGCAAAGTATCATCCTGTTTCAGGACACTTCGCTGGTATATGCGGTAGGCTTGATGGACTTTCTCAACACCGCCCGTTCCAAGGGCGATATCGTGGGTTTGCCGCATGAATTCCTGCTGTTTGCCGGAGCGGTATACTTCGTGATCAGTTTTGGCGCGTCGCAATGCGTGAAGCGTCTGCAAAAAAGGTTGGCGGTATGA
- a CDS encoding YggS family pyridoxal phosphate-dependent enzyme: MSDSIAQAITDVSQRIRAAEAASARPAGSVRLLAVSKTFPASAVQAAYAAGQRAFGENYVQELQAKAAALAGLDIEWHFIGPLQSNKTRIVAENAHWVHSIERLKIAQRLSEQRPAQLPPLQVCIQVNVSGEDSKSGCTPAEALALAHAVAALPNLQLRGLMCIPEPTTDMQKLAGQFALLRQVQDELREDGLALDTVSMGMSSDMAQAIAAGSTMVRVGTAIFGARHYPT; this comes from the coding sequence ATGAGCGATTCCATCGCACAGGCCATTACCGACGTCAGCCAGCGCATCCGTGCCGCCGAGGCCGCCTCCGCACGGCCTGCCGGCAGCGTACGGCTGCTGGCCGTCAGCAAAACCTTTCCCGCCAGTGCCGTGCAGGCCGCTTATGCCGCCGGTCAGCGCGCCTTTGGCGAAAACTATGTGCAGGAGCTGCAGGCCAAGGCGGCGGCCCTTGCCGGACTGGATATCGAGTGGCATTTCATCGGCCCGCTGCAGTCCAACAAAACCCGTATCGTGGCAGAAAACGCGCATTGGGTGCACTCCATCGAACGCTTGAAGATTGCGCAGCGCTTGTCCGAGCAGCGTCCAGCACAACTACCGCCCTTGCAGGTATGTATTCAGGTGAATGTGTCCGGCGAAGACAGCAAGAGTGGCTGCACCCCAGCAGAGGCCCTGGCCCTGGCCCATGCGGTGGCGGCACTGCCCAATCTGCAGTTGCGTGGGCTGATGTGCATCCCCGAGCCGACGACGGACATGCAAAAGCTGGCCGGCCAGTTTGCCCTGCTGCGCCAGGTGCAGGATGAATTGCGTGAGGATGGTCTCGCATTGGATACTGTATCCATGGGAATGTCTTCCGACATGGCGCAAGCCATTGCCGCTGGCAGCACCATGGTGCGGGTGGGCACTGCCATTTTCGGTGCCCGTCACTACCCGACATGA
- a CDS encoding PilT/PilU family type 4a pilus ATPase, with protein sequence MEKDQASKFIHDLLKHAVGKNASDIFISAEFPPAMKIDGKITPVAPQPLSAQHTKELVRSVMNDRQTEEFESRKEANFAINPPGIGRFRVSAFIQQGCAGMVLRKINTEIPTFDKLNLPEVLQDIALIKRGLVIFVGGTGSGKSTSLAALVDWRNSHNQDHIITIEDPIEYVHQHKKCIVTQREVGVDTEDWEIALKNTLRQAPDVILMGEIRDRETMGYALQFAETGHLCLATLHANNANQALDRILNFFPEERHQQVLMDLSLNMRSIISQRLLPIKSGRGRVAAVEILLNTPLISDMIFKGEIASLKEVMGRSRESGMQTFDQSLFDLFEAGYISYEDALRNADSINDLRLKIKLYSESSKGRDPLDGIDHLDIV encoded by the coding sequence ATGGAAAAAGATCAGGCATCAAAATTCATTCACGACCTGCTCAAGCATGCGGTCGGTAAAAACGCGTCCGACATCTTCATTTCCGCCGAATTTCCGCCGGCCATGAAGATAGACGGCAAGATCACGCCGGTGGCACCACAGCCCTTGTCGGCGCAGCACACCAAGGAGCTGGTGCGCTCGGTGATGAACGACCGGCAGACCGAAGAGTTCGAATCCAGGAAAGAAGCCAACTTTGCCATCAACCCGCCGGGCATCGGACGCTTCCGGGTCAGTGCCTTCATCCAGCAAGGCTGTGCCGGCATGGTGCTGCGCAAGATCAATACCGAAATTCCCACCTTCGACAAGCTGAACCTGCCCGAGGTGCTTCAGGACATCGCGCTGATCAAGCGCGGGCTGGTGATTTTCGTGGGTGGCACCGGCTCGGGTAAATCCACCTCGCTGGCCGCACTGGTTGACTGGCGCAACAGCCATAACCAGGACCACATCATCACCATCGAGGACCCGATCGAATACGTGCATCAGCACAAGAAATGCATCGTGACCCAGCGCGAGGTGGGGGTGGATACCGAAGACTGGGAAATCGCGCTGAAAAACACCCTGCGTCAGGCACCGGACGTGATCCTGATGGGGGAAATCCGCGATCGGGAAACCATGGGCTATGCACTGCAGTTTGCCGAAACCGGCCACTTGTGCCTGGCCACGCTGCACGCCAACAATGCCAACCAGGCGCTGGACCGCATTCTCAACTTCTTCCCGGAAGAGCGCCACCAGCAGGTGCTGATGGACCTGTCGCTGAACATGCGCTCCATCATTTCGCAGCGCCTGCTGCCGATCAAGAGCGGACGCGGGCGGGTGGCCGCAGTGGAAATCCTGCTTAACACCCCGCTGATTTCCGACATGATCTTCAAAGGTGAGATTGCCAGCCTGAAGGAGGTGATGGGCCGTTCGCGCGAGTCCGGCATGCAAACCTTCGACCAGTCGCTGTTCGACCTGTTTGAAGCCGGTTATATCAGTTACGAAGACGCACTGCGCAATGCCGATTCCATCAACGACCTGCGCCTGAAAATCAAGCTCTACAGCGAAAGCTCGAAAGGCCGTGACCCGCTGGATGGCATCGACCATCTGGACATCGTCTGA
- a CDS encoding amino acid ABC transporter permease, with protein sequence MNYHWDWGIFFKSTGVGSEIYLNWFVSGLGWTIAVALAGWIIALLLGSVLGVMRTLPGKLLPTIATAYVELFRNVPLLVQLFIWYFLVPDLLPTPLEMWFKQGISPATSAYLSVVVCLGLFTAARVCEQVRTGIQALPRGQNNAALAMGFSTAQTYRFVLLPQAFRIIIPPLTSEFLNIFKNSSVASLIGLMELLAQTKQTAEFSANIFEAFTLATLIYFVLNMSLMGFMAWVEKRVRIPGMMGGSK encoded by the coding sequence ATGAATTACCACTGGGACTGGGGCATCTTCTTCAAGTCCACCGGTGTCGGCAGCGAAATCTACCTGAACTGGTTTGTGTCCGGTCTGGGCTGGACCATCGCCGTGGCGCTGGCCGGCTGGATCATCGCCCTCTTGCTTGGTTCGGTATTGGGCGTGATGCGCACCTTGCCGGGCAAGCTGTTGCCCACCATTGCCACCGCCTATGTCGAGCTGTTCCGCAACGTACCGCTGCTGGTGCAGTTGTTCATCTGGTACTTCCTGGTACCGGACTTGCTGCCCACGCCGCTGGAAATGTGGTTCAAGCAAGGCATCAGCCCGGCAACTTCCGCCTATCTGTCGGTGGTGGTGTGTCTGGGGCTGTTTACCGCGGCACGGGTGTGCGAACAGGTGCGTACCGGCATTCAGGCCTTGCCGCGCGGCCAGAACAATGCTGCGCTGGCCATGGGTTTCAGCACTGCGCAGACTTACCGCTTCGTGCTGCTGCCGCAGGCTTTCCGCATCATCATTCCGCCGCTCACCAGCGAGTTCCTGAACATTTTCAAGAACTCTTCGGTGGCGTCCCTGATCGGCCTGATGGAGCTCTTGGCGCAAACCAAGCAGACCGCCGAGTTTTCCGCCAACATCTTTGAAGCCTTCACCCTGGCAACGTTGATTTACTTTGTCCTCAACATGAGCCTGATGGGCTTCATGGCCTGGGTGGAAAAGCGGGTACGCATTCCCGGCATGATGGGAGGTAGCAAATAA
- a CDS encoding type IV pilus twitching motility protein PilT, which yields MEISELLAFTVKNKASDLHLSAGLPPMIRVHGDVRRINLPPLDHHDVHDMVYDIMNDYQRKIFEDEFECDFSFELPGVARFRVNAFVQNRGMGAVFRVIPSKVLTLEQLGAPKIFQEIASYPRGLVLVTGPTGSGKSTTLAAMVDFVNENNYSHILTVEDPIEFVHESKKSLINQRELGLQTHSFSNALRSALREDPDVILVGELRDLETIRLALTAAETGHLVFGTLHTSSAAKTIDRIVDVFPAGEKEMVRSMLSESVRAVISQTLLKTKDGNGRVAAHEIMIGTPAIRNLIRENKIAQINSMIQTGQQYGMQTLDQCLQELVRRNIVAPNEARQKAASKDAF from the coding sequence ATGGAAATTTCCGAGCTCTTGGCCTTTACCGTCAAGAACAAGGCATCGGACCTGCACCTGTCGGCCGGTTTGCCTCCGATGATCCGGGTACACGGGGATGTGCGTCGCATCAATCTGCCGCCGCTGGACCATCATGATGTACACGATATGGTGTACGACATCATGAACGACTATCAACGCAAGATTTTCGAAGACGAATTCGAGTGCGACTTTTCCTTCGAACTGCCCGGCGTCGCCCGTTTCCGGGTGAATGCCTTCGTGCAGAACCGCGGCATGGGTGCGGTATTCCGCGTGATTCCGTCCAAGGTGCTGACGCTGGAGCAACTGGGTGCGCCCAAGATCTTCCAGGAGATCGCCAGCTACCCGCGCGGCCTGGTGCTGGTGACCGGCCCGACCGGCTCCGGCAAATCCACCACGCTGGCAGCCATGGTGGATTTCGTCAACGAGAACAATTATTCGCACATCCTGACGGTGGAAGATCCGATCGAGTTCGTGCATGAAAGCAAAAAGTCGCTGATCAACCAGCGCGAGCTGGGCTTGCAGACTCACAGTTTCTCCAATGCCCTGCGCTCGGCCTTGCGTGAAGACCCGGACGTGATTCTGGTGGGCGAGTTGCGCGATCTGGAAACCATCCGGCTGGCGCTGACAGCAGCGGAAACCGGTCACCTGGTATTCGGCACCCTGCACACCAGTTCGGCGGCAAAAACCATCGACCGTATCGTGGACGTGTTCCCGGCGGGTGAAAAGGAAATGGTGCGCTCCATGCTGTCCGAATCGGTGCGGGCGGTGATTTCGCAAACCCTGCTCAAGACCAAGGACGGCAATGGCCGGGTGGCGGCGCATGAGATCATGATCGGCACGCCGGCCATCCGCAACCTGATCCGCGAAAACAAGATTGCCCAGATCAACTCGATGATCCAGACCGGCCAGCAATATGGCATGCAGACGCTGGATCAGTGCCTGCAGGAACTGGTGCGGCGCAATATCGTGGCCCCTAACGAGGCCAGACAGAAAGCAGCGTCCAAGGATGCGTTCTAA
- the rsmA gene encoding 16S rRNA (adenine(1518)-N(6)/adenine(1519)-N(6))-dimethyltransferase RsmA: MSQHIPRKRFGQNFLQDASVIENIVHAVNPQPDDVVIEIGPGLGAITQPLLDRLRHLHVAEIDRDIIARLKKEFPPERLTIHEGDALKFDFGSITDGAFKIVGNLPYNISTPLLFHLASFGQRVTDMHFMLQKEVVDRMLAEPSTPDFGRLTVMLQYRFEMELVLNVPPGAFWPPPKVDSAVVRMIPAPGRCGVAKDEAQLEALVTKAFSQRRKTLRNNLKGVLELADFAALGIEPGLRPENLQVEDFVRMANHLAG, from the coding sequence ATGAGCCAACATATTCCCCGCAAACGCTTTGGCCAGAATTTTCTGCAAGATGCCAGCGTGATTGAAAACATCGTGCATGCGGTCAATCCGCAGCCGGACGATGTCGTCATCGAAATCGGCCCCGGCCTGGGGGCCATTACCCAGCCGCTGCTCGACCGACTGCGTCACCTGCACGTGGCCGAAATCGACCGCGACATCATTGCCCGGCTGAAAAAGGAATTCCCGCCGGAACGCCTCACCATCCACGAAGGCGATGCCCTGAAGTTTGACTTCGGCTCCATTACCGATGGCGCGTTCAAGATTGTCGGCAACCTGCCCTACAACATTTCCACCCCGCTGCTGTTTCACCTGGCCAGCTTTGGCCAGCGTGTCACCGACATGCATTTCATGTTGCAAAAGGAAGTGGTGGACCGCATGCTGGCCGAGCCGTCCACCCCGGATTTCGGCCGCCTGACGGTAATGCTGCAGTACCGCTTTGAAATGGAGCTGGTGCTGAACGTGCCGCCGGGTGCGTTCTGGCCGCCGCCGAAGGTGGATTCCGCCGTAGTGCGCATGATTCCGGCGCCAGGCCGCTGTGGCGTGGCCAAGGATGAAGCGCAACTGGAAGCGCTGGTCACCAAGGCCTTCTCGCAGCGCCGCAAGACCTTGCGCAACAACCTCAAGGGGGTGCTGGAGCTGGCCGATTTCGCAGCGCTGGGCATAGAGCCGGGCCTGCGGCCGGAGAACCTGCAGGTGGAAGACTTCGTGCGCATGGCGAACCACCTGGCCGGCTGA
- a CDS encoding amino acid ABC transporter ATP-binding protein produces MISINNVNKWYGDFQVLTDCTTGVKKGEVVVVCGPSGSGKSTLIKCVNALEPFQKGEIIVDGISVGDPKTDLPKLRSRVGMVFQHFELFPHLSITENLAIAQVKVLGRSQEEARDKGLKLLDRVGLKAHAHKFPGQLSGGQQQRVAIARALAMDPIAMLFDEPTSALDPEMINEVLDVMTELAQEGMTMMCVTHEMGFARRVAHRVIFMDKGAIVEDCDKDAFFGDINARSERARQFLSKILQH; encoded by the coding sequence ATGATTAGCATCAACAATGTAAACAAGTGGTATGGCGATTTTCAGGTACTGACCGATTGCACCACCGGTGTGAAAAAAGGCGAAGTGGTGGTGGTGTGTGGCCCTTCCGGCTCCGGCAAGTCCACCCTGATCAAGTGCGTGAATGCACTGGAGCCCTTCCAGAAGGGTGAAATCATTGTCGACGGCATCTCGGTGGGCGATCCGAAAACCGATCTGCCCAAGCTGCGCAGCCGTGTCGGCATGGTGTTCCAGCACTTCGAGCTGTTCCCCCATCTGTCCATCACCGAAAACCTGGCCATTGCCCAGGTGAAGGTGCTGGGCCGCAGTCAGGAAGAGGCACGCGACAAGGGCCTGAAGCTGCTGGACCGGGTTGGCCTGAAAGCGCATGCGCACAAATTCCCCGGCCAGTTGTCCGGCGGTCAGCAGCAGCGCGTGGCCATTGCCCGTGCGCTGGCGATGGATCCGATTGCCATGCTGTTTGACGAGCCCACCAGTGCGCTGGACCCGGAAATGATCAACGAAGTGCTGGACGTGATGACCGAGCTGGCACAGGAGGGCATGACCATGATGTGCGTCACCCACGAAATGGGTTTTGCCCGCCGCGTGGCGCATCGTGTCATCTTCATGGACAAGGGTGCCATCGTGGAGGATTGCGACAAGGACGCCTTCTTTGGCGATATCAATGCCCGTTCCGAGCGCGCCCGCCAGTTCCTGTCCAAGATTCTGCAGCACTGA
- a CDS encoding EAL and HDOD domain-containing protein — MYSTRYLGRQPIVDANQQLVAYELLFRSSQANVARVNDDVMATTAVIRHAFVDLGVGEVLGDRLGFINVSDTLLMDDLLDVLPCDKVVLEILETVKVTPPLLERLADLRRKGFRLAMDDVIELDEDRRALLPLVDIIKIDLVALSLLQLRELVAQLAGFPGILLAEKVDTLEQFALCRELGIQWFQGYFFARPTVLSTRQANASQHAMLSLLGLLMSDADNEELAQALKLAPDVVLMLMKLSSTASVASRRPVSSVQEAIMVLGRARIKRWSMLLLFASNATNIEPQRNPLLELAATRGRIMELLAETCYPQRRDVQESAFMIGMLSLVDVLVQQPKAEVIASLPVDDMLKEAVLQGRHALGELLRVTESLENEAAPTLPGYDPEMLMRVQTQALDWVNSMWK; from the coding sequence ATGTATTCGACCCGCTATCTCGGGCGACAGCCCATTGTCGATGCCAATCAGCAACTGGTGGCATACGAACTGTTGTTCCGCTCCAGCCAGGCCAATGTCGCGCGGGTGAACGATGATGTGATGGCCACCACGGCGGTGATCCGCCATGCCTTTGTCGATCTGGGCGTGGGCGAAGTGCTGGGTGACCGGCTGGGCTTCATCAATGTCAGCGATACCCTGCTGATGGATGACCTGCTGGATGTCTTGCCCTGCGACAAGGTGGTGCTGGAGATCCTGGAAACGGTGAAGGTAACTCCGCCCTTGCTGGAAAGGCTGGCAGATCTGCGGCGCAAGGGTTTTCGCCTGGCCATGGATGATGTCATCGAGCTGGATGAAGATCGCCGCGCCCTGCTGCCGCTGGTGGACATCATCAAGATTGATCTGGTGGCGCTCAGCCTGCTGCAATTACGCGAACTGGTTGCCCAGCTCGCCGGTTTTCCCGGCATCCTGCTGGCGGAGAAAGTGGATACGCTAGAGCAGTTCGCGCTGTGCCGCGAACTGGGCATCCAGTGGTTCCAGGGCTATTTCTTTGCCCGGCCTACGGTATTGTCCACCCGCCAGGCCAATGCCAGCCAGCATGCCATGCTCAGCCTGCTGGGATTGCTGATGAGCGATGCCGATAATGAGGAACTGGCGCAGGCGCTGAAGCTGGCCCCCGATGTGGTGTTGATGCTGATGAAGCTCAGCAGTACCGCTTCCGTGGCAAGCCGTCGTCCGGTGTCCTCGGTGCAGGAGGCCATCATGGTGCTGGGGCGGGCCAGGATCAAGCGCTGGTCCATGCTGCTGCTGTTTGCCAGCAATGCCACCAATATCGAACCGCAGCGCAATCCACTGCTGGAGCTGGCCGCCACGCGCGGGCGCATCATGGAACTGCTGGCCGAAACCTGTTATCCACAGCGACGGGACGTGCAGGAAAGTGCCTTCATGATCGGCATGTTGTCGCTGGTGGATGTACTGGTGCAGCAGCCCAAGGCAGAGGTGATTGCCAGCCTGCCGGTGGATGACATGCTCAAAGAGGCTGTACTGCAGGGCCGGCATGCCTTGGGCGAATTGCTGCGCGTGACCGAATCGCTGGAAAACGAAGCCGCGCCAACGCTGCCCGGTTACGATCCAGAAATGCTGATGCGGGTGCAGACCCAGGCGCTGGACTGGGTCAACAGCATGTGGAAATAG
- a CDS encoding response regulator: MYFDENTTVLIIEDSLTVRQGLRTMLSMAGITRSDAVSSAAEGRARLKGRRFDVVLCDYNLGDGMDGQELLEALRKTGALPLSTIWIMITGERKYERVVAAAEMAPDDYILKPFNSNLLLTRMNNAHKRKQFLAPAHELLEKGNRSAAINTLQQLAAAAPGTANRIDANRLCAELLVTEGRQGEALHIYQELLESKVIPWAKMGVARIQADQGMQGESSALLKEIIQDAPLYTDAYDLLAQNLIDEGQYAQAVDVLEKAVSISPRNFHRLKSCGTAALRAGDPEKGAQYLQRAVEVGRNNNFFGPEVLIDLLQAYSETGNTQNIDRLQAEISASLADRPEAQFTLLTCKALTALVQQRAEEALAVLKQAADDLLKPFVHFESAQRFLGAVVRLPETLPDPALLEDWTRTITMRFAYSRHELATLQEIARKHPHCSERIEHAYAELQEQSNRAVELTTEGRAAEAGHMLHEMAMRLYNERTGMNACAILLRVREQLRKKNQDVAEYDRMLHEMLDWLPKDNERVQGFLSRLHDQDGDNAKSS, from the coding sequence ATGTATTTCGACGAAAACACCACTGTCCTCATCATCGAGGACTCGCTTACCGTGCGCCAGGGGCTGCGCACCATGCTGTCCATGGCCGGCATCACGCGTTCCGACGCGGTCAGCAGCGCAGCCGAAGGGCGGGCCAGGCTGAAGGGGCGGCGCTTTGATGTCGTGCTGTGCGACTACAACCTTGGCGATGGCATGGACGGCCAGGAATTGCTGGAAGCGCTACGCAAGACCGGAGCGCTGCCGCTATCCACTATCTGGATCATGATTACCGGCGAGCGCAAGTACGAACGGGTGGTGGCTGCCGCCGAAATGGCACCGGATGACTACATCCTCAAGCCTTTCAATTCCAACTTGCTGCTCACCCGCATGAACAATGCCCACAAGCGCAAGCAGTTTCTGGCCCCGGCACATGAACTGCTGGAAAAGGGCAATCGCAGTGCCGCCATCAATACCTTGCAGCAACTGGCGGCCGCCGCACCGGGGACGGCCAACCGCATTGATGCCAACCGCCTGTGCGCCGAGCTACTGGTGACCGAAGGCCGCCAGGGCGAAGCACTGCACATTTACCAGGAGCTGCTGGAAAGCAAGGTGATTCCCTGGGCCAAGATGGGGGTGGCGCGCATTCAGGCCGACCAGGGCATGCAGGGCGAATCCAGCGCACTGCTCAAGGAAATCATCCAGGATGCCCCGCTGTACACCGATGCCTACGATCTGCTGGCGCAAAACCTGATTGACGAAGGCCAGTATGCCCAGGCGGTGGATGTGCTGGAAAAGGCGGTCAGCATTTCACCGCGCAATTTCCACCGGCTGAAAAGCTGTGGCACCGCGGCGTTGCGCGCTGGCGATCCGGAAAAGGGCGCTCAGTACCTGCAACGCGCGGTGGAAGTGGGGCGCAACAATAATTTCTTTGGCCCCGAGGTGCTGATTGACCTGCTGCAAGCCTATTCCGAGACTGGCAACACCCAGAATATCGACCGGCTACAGGCGGAAATCAGCGCCAGCCTGGCCGATCGCCCCGAAGCCCAGTTCACCTTGCTGACATGCAAGGCACTGACCGCACTGGTGCAACAGCGGGCCGAGGAGGCGCTGGCCGTGCTCAAGCAGGCGGCCGATGACCTGCTCAAACCCTTTGTCCATTTTGAATCGGCCCAGCGTTTTCTGGGTGCGGTGGTCCGTCTGCCGGAAACCCTGCCCGACCCGGCACTGCTGGAAGACTGGACGCGCACCATCACCATGCGTTTTGCCTATAGCCGCCACGAGTTGGCCACACTGCAAGAGATTGCCCGCAAGCATCCGCACTGCAGCGAGCGGATCGAACATGCGTATGCCGAATTGCAGGAGCAGAGTAACCGGGCGGTGGAGCTGACGACCGAGGGCCGCGCCGCCGAAGCCGGCCATATGCTGCACGAAATGGCCATGCGCCTGTACAACGAGCGTACCGGCATGAACGCCTGTGCCATTCTGCTGCGGGTCCGGGAGCAGCTACGCAAGAAAAACCAGGATGTGGCCGAATACGACCGGATGCTGCATGAGATGCTGGACTGGCTGCCCAAGGATAACGAGCGGGTACAGGGCTTTCTCAGCCGCCTGCACGACCAGGATGGTGACAACGCCAAATCTTCCTGA